In a single window of the Pontibacter russatus genome:
- a CDS encoding Dps family protein: protein MEKRTNIGLQREESRQIAEKLNELLANYHLYYQNLRGFHWNIKGIHFFELHAKFEELYTVALTKIDAIAERILTIGQPPLHTLSDYVRVSRIHEAGDLGGDKETVMVTHQNLSTLLDLEREILQMASKAGDEGTVSLISDDINQNEKTLWMLNAFLS, encoded by the coding sequence ATGGAGAAGAGAACAAATATAGGACTGCAGCGGGAGGAAAGCAGGCAGATAGCGGAGAAACTGAACGAGTTGCTGGCCAATTATCACCTGTATTATCAGAACCTGCGCGGTTTCCACTGGAATATCAAGGGCATCCACTTCTTTGAGCTGCACGCCAAGTTCGAGGAGCTATACACCGTTGCCCTCACCAAAATCGATGCTATCGCAGAACGCATCCTCACCATCGGGCAGCCGCCGCTGCACACCTTGTCTGATTACGTGCGGGTGTCGCGGATACACGAGGCGGGCGACCTGGGCGGTGACAAAGAAACGGTGATGGTGACGCACCAGAACCTGAGCACACTGCTGGACCTGGAACGGGAGATACTGCAAATGGCCTCCAAAGCTGGCGACGAGGGCACCGTGAGCCTCATCAGCGACGACATCAACCAGAATGAGAAAACGCTCTGGATGCTGAACGCCTTCCTGAGCTGA
- a CDS encoding transposase translates to MFTTFKNAARQAEVLSQALFFSYRLEGFLSPFLARLDELLDRRLVYTFQNLCRALVRHRSRSTGLLLSELGGVVLSPDKAPAGTKRLSNLLRSKKWSAQLITDYLSQEAQTYVEQLLEAERELPLLLWDESVQEKCESLQSEGLCAVRSVKAKRQLRIKKGYYDPPTREPVHVPGFRWVGLLCCGLWQAPRIARFAWWSSRGKEATSLEQVKLTLLLWARQTFGQAVLHVFDRGYASSKWLGLLLGRHDRFLLRWPSRYKLVDGRGLLKNAYRFSVGRKATSSRVVRDMVRKITYRRSLLWQPCLHPDYDQPLTLLICRPGKKGRQPWYLLTSEEVRSDRQAWRLVFAYARRWQVEQAFRFNKSEMGMESCRLWFWSSRMKLLQVVTLVYAFLLSLLDKELREAVSHLLRQGCHRTGKRCRKTPTPLYRIRLALANLWNLLYLSLQTPG, encoded by the coding sequence ATGTTTACTACTTTCAAAAACGCAGCACGCCAAGCCGAGGTTCTCTCCCAGGCTCTGTTTTTCTCCTACCGCCTCGAAGGATTTCTTTCTCCTTTCCTTGCCAGGCTCGATGAGCTGCTGGACCGCCGCCTGGTCTACACTTTCCAGAACCTATGCCGGGCGCTGGTGCGCCACCGCAGCCGCTCCACCGGTCTGCTTCTAAGCGAGCTGGGTGGGGTTGTGCTCTCGCCCGACAAAGCCCCGGCGGGCACCAAGCGCCTGTCTAACCTGCTGCGCAGTAAGAAGTGGTCTGCCCAACTCATCACCGACTACCTGAGTCAAGAGGCCCAAACATACGTAGAGCAGCTGCTGGAAGCGGAACGTGAGCTGCCCCTGCTTTTGTGGGACGAGAGCGTGCAGGAAAAGTGCGAAAGCCTCCAAAGCGAGGGCTTATGCGCCGTGCGCAGCGTCAAAGCTAAACGGCAACTCAGAATCAAGAAGGGCTATTATGATCCCCCCACCCGGGAGCCGGTGCACGTGCCAGGCTTTCGGTGGGTGGGCCTCTTGTGCTGCGGCCTGTGGCAGGCTCCACGCATCGCCCGCTTTGCCTGGTGGAGTAGCCGGGGCAAAGAGGCCACCTCCCTGGAGCAGGTGAAGCTCACGCTGCTCTTGTGGGCCCGCCAGACCTTCGGCCAGGCCGTGCTGCACGTCTTTGACCGCGGCTATGCCTCCTCTAAGTGGCTGGGGCTGCTTTTAGGCCGCCACGACCGCTTCCTCTTGCGCTGGCCCTCCAGGTATAAGCTCGTGGATGGGCGTGGGCTTCTAAAGAATGCCTACCGCTTTTCGGTCGGCCGCAAAGCCACCTCCTCAAGAGTAGTAAGGGACATGGTCCGAAAGATCACTTACCGGCGCAGCCTCTTGTGGCAGCCCTGCCTGCACCCGGACTATGACCAGCCGCTCACGCTCCTGATCTGCCGGCCAGGTAAGAAAGGCCGCCAACCCTGGTATTTGCTCACCAGTGAAGAAGTCAGGAGTGATCGCCAGGCCTGGCGCCTGGTCTTTGCTTACGCCAGAAGGTGGCAGGTGGAGCAGGCCTTCCGCTTCAACAAATCAGAAATGGGCATGGAGTCGTGCCGGCTTTGGTTCTGGTCGAGCCGCATGAAGCTCTTGCAGGTGGTCACCCTGGTGTATGCTTTTCTGCTCTCGCTGCTGGATAAAGAGCTGCGGGAGGCGGTCTCCCATCTCCTTAGGCAGGGCTGCCATAGAACAGGAAAGCGGTGCAGGAAAACTCCTACACCGCTTTACCGTATCCGGCTGGCACTGGCCAACCTCTGGAATCTACTCTATCTATCCCTGCAAACTCCGGGATGA
- a CDS encoding response regulator, whose product MKRKLTGVLLIDDDDTTNFLNQRLLDRMKATDHIRTFQNGKQAFDYLYNVSNNNYEAESQNYFKPELIFLDINMPVMDGFEMLDLYERLSPDFRRNISMVVLTTSTHPQDTANSRKYNAEYLTKPLTEEKVNGLLRKHFASQESET is encoded by the coding sequence ATGAAGAGAAAGCTTACCGGCGTTCTGCTGATCGACGACGACGACACGACGAACTTCCTGAACCAGCGCCTGCTCGACAGGATGAAGGCAACAGACCATATCCGCACCTTCCAGAACGGCAAGCAGGCCTTCGATTACCTGTACAACGTCAGCAACAACAATTACGAGGCCGAGAGCCAGAATTATTTTAAACCGGAACTGATTTTCCTGGACATCAACATGCCGGTGATGGACGGTTTTGAGATGCTGGACCTGTACGAGCGCCTAAGCCCGGATTTCCGGAGAAACATCAGCATGGTGGTGCTCACCACCTCCACCCACCCGCAGGACACAGCCAACTCCCGCAAATACAACGCCGAGTACCTGACCAAGCCCCTGACGGAAGAGAAAGTGAACGGCCTGCTGCGCAAGCACTTTGCCAGCCAGGAAAGCGAAACATAA
- the proB gene encoding glutamate 5-kinase: MALAYKRIIIKIGSNVLTLDNGMPDLARIGHLVEQIAEIKKQGKEVILVSSGAVASGRSLVQVSEKFDAVASRQLLAAVGQVKLINTYSELFGRFGLVCAQVLVTKEDFRDRLHYLNMKNCFQILLQHDIIPVINENDVISITELMFTDNDELAGLVASMLNADALIILSNVDGIYNGNPKDPGAEVIREIDHAATGLSSFITTQRSQFGRGGMLTKSHMARRVAQLGIAVHIANGKTENVLPRLLQETVINTRFVPSKAASGKKKWLAHNENNAKGAVQVNQGAREALFSSRATSLLPVGITGIRGEFLKGDVVKLLDENGTLLGLGIAEYGSGKALEHIGEKNQKPLVHYDYLFLYPEPTDYGVRQNI, from the coding sequence ATGGCCTTAGCTTATAAAAGAATCATAATCAAAATAGGGTCTAACGTGCTCACGCTGGACAACGGCATGCCTGATCTGGCCAGAATCGGGCATTTGGTAGAGCAGATAGCGGAGATAAAGAAGCAGGGAAAGGAAGTGATTTTGGTGTCGTCGGGGGCGGTGGCGTCGGGGAGGAGCCTGGTGCAGGTGTCGGAGAAGTTTGACGCGGTGGCCAGCCGGCAGCTGCTGGCGGCAGTGGGGCAGGTAAAGCTCATCAACACCTACTCGGAGCTGTTCGGCCGGTTTGGCCTTGTTTGCGCGCAGGTGCTGGTGACGAAGGAGGATTTCCGCGACCGGCTGCACTACCTGAACATGAAAAACTGCTTCCAGATTCTGCTGCAGCACGACATCATCCCGGTCATCAACGAGAACGACGTCATCTCCATCACCGAGCTCATGTTCACCGACAACGACGAGCTCGCCGGGCTCGTGGCCTCCATGCTGAATGCCGACGCCCTGATTATCTTGTCGAATGTGGATGGCATCTACAACGGGAACCCGAAAGACCCCGGCGCGGAAGTTATCCGGGAGATAGACCATGCCGCCACGGGCCTGTCCTCGTTTATCACCACGCAGCGGTCGCAGTTTGGGCGGGGCGGCATGCTCACCAAAAGCCATATGGCCCGGCGGGTGGCGCAGCTGGGCATAGCCGTGCACATCGCCAACGGCAAAACCGAAAACGTCCTTCCCCGGCTGCTGCAGGAAACCGTCATCAACACCCGCTTTGTGCCCAGCAAGGCTGCCTCGGGCAAGAAAAAGTGGCTGGCCCACAACGAGAACAACGCCAAGGGGGCCGTGCAGGTAAACCAGGGAGCCCGCGAAGCGCTCTTTTCCTCCCGCGCCACCAGTCTGCTGCCGGTGGGCATCACGGGCATCCGCGGCGAGTTCCTGAAAGGCGATGTGGTGAAGCTGCTGGATGAGAACGGCACGCTGCTAGGGCTGGGCATCGCGGAGTACGGCTCAGGCAAAGCGCTGGAGCATATCGGGGAGAAAAACCAAAAGCCCCTGGTACATTACGATTACCTTTTTTTATATCCTGAACCAACTGACTATGGAGTTAGACAAAATATTTGA
- a CDS encoding hydrogen peroxide-inducible genes activator, whose translation MTLVQLEYLVAVDTFRHFATAAEHCFVTQPTLSMQLQKLEEEMGAQLFDRSRVPVRPTELGRDVIAQARVVLAEAKRVQEIVQSQRQELSGELRIGIIPTLAPYLIPLFITGFMEKYSEVRVEVQELLTDEIVERLNHELLDVGLLVTPLENKSVRELPLFYEAFVAYVNPAHALAKSATINPGQLDMEELWVLNEGHCFRSQVLNICNRGGFRGADRKGHLDYKSGSLETLKRIVETQHGLTLLPELSVLEMPEEKRRLVRPFAEPQPLREVSLAVHRSFLKKKLVQALQQEIIAAVPASILNRKKEQVVSVKF comes from the coding sequence ATGACACTTGTGCAATTGGAATATTTAGTGGCTGTAGACACCTTCCGGCATTTCGCCACCGCGGCAGAGCACTGCTTTGTGACGCAGCCCACCCTGAGCATGCAACTGCAGAAGCTTGAGGAGGAGATGGGGGCGCAGCTTTTTGACCGGAGCCGGGTGCCGGTGCGGCCCACAGAGCTGGGCAGGGACGTGATTGCGCAGGCGCGGGTGGTGCTGGCCGAGGCCAAGAGGGTGCAGGAGATCGTGCAGAGCCAGAGGCAGGAACTGAGCGGGGAACTGCGCATCGGCATCATCCCGACGCTGGCGCCTTACCTGATCCCGCTGTTCATCACGGGCTTCATGGAGAAATACTCGGAAGTGCGCGTGGAGGTGCAGGAACTGCTGACCGATGAGATTGTGGAGCGGCTGAACCACGAGCTGCTGGACGTGGGCCTGCTGGTGACGCCGCTGGAGAACAAATCCGTGAGGGAACTGCCGCTTTTCTACGAAGCCTTCGTAGCCTATGTAAATCCGGCGCACGCGCTTGCAAAGTCAGCCACCATCAACCCGGGCCAGTTGGATATGGAGGAACTGTGGGTGCTGAACGAGGGACATTGCTTCCGGAGCCAGGTGCTGAACATCTGTAACCGGGGCGGCTTCAGGGGCGCAGACAGAAAAGGGCACCTGGACTATAAGAGCGGCTCGCTGGAAACCCTGAAACGCATCGTGGAGACGCAGCACGGCCTCACGCTGCTCCCGGAACTGTCGGTGCTGGAGATGCCGGAGGAGAAGCGCCGGTTGGTGCGCCCCTTTGCGGAGCCGCAGCCGCTGCGCGAGGTGAGCCTGGCCGTACACCGCAGCTTCCTGAAGAAGAAGCTGGTGCAGGCGCTGCAGCAGGAGATCATCGCCGCCGTGCCCGCAAGCATCCTGAACAGGAAAAAAGAGCAGGTGGTGTCGGTGAAATTTTAG
- the ade gene encoding adenine deaminase, with product MHTDFSLSGRIIDVHNREIFPGTVHVSNGHISKIVRAPVEASRYILPGFVDAHVHIESSMLVPGEFARLAVPHGTVATVSDPHEIGNVLGLKGVEYMLDNGSKMPFKFYFGAPSCVPATPFETAGAEITPADIEKLFQRDEIKYLAEMMNWPGTLHRDPLVMEKIALAKKYGKAVDGHAPGLRGEQARLYASAGITTDHECFTAEEALDKLAAGMKILIREGSAAKNFEALIPLLPGHYHNIMFCSDDKHPDNLVEGHINLLVKRALAKGNDIFQVLQAACVNPVEHYKLEVGLLREGDAADFIVVDNLEDFNVQATYINGQLVAEQGQTRIALTKSEEINNFNTAPKAPEEFAVPAASATRIRVIEAFDGQLITKEAWAAAKVENGFIVPDVAEDVLKLTVVNRYENAAPAVAFIRHVGLKAGAIASSVGHDSHNIIAVGVDDDSIARAVNLIIQSRGGVAAVGRDKEQLLPLPVAGIMSAEDGYKVAEMYAAIDRMSKEMGSQLASPFMTLSFMALLVIPSLKLSDKGLFNGDEFKFVPVAETD from the coding sequence TATATACTACCGGGTTTTGTGGATGCCCATGTACACATCGAGAGCTCGATGCTGGTGCCGGGCGAGTTCGCCCGGCTGGCCGTGCCGCACGGCACCGTGGCCACCGTCTCCGACCCGCACGAGATTGGGAACGTGCTCGGGCTGAAGGGCGTGGAGTATATGCTGGACAACGGAAGCAAGATGCCGTTCAAGTTCTACTTCGGGGCTCCGTCCTGTGTTCCGGCCACGCCGTTCGAGACGGCCGGTGCCGAGATAACGCCCGCCGATATAGAAAAGCTCTTCCAGCGGGACGAGATAAAATACCTGGCCGAGATGATGAACTGGCCCGGCACGCTGCACCGCGACCCGCTGGTGATGGAGAAAATCGCGCTGGCGAAAAAATACGGCAAAGCCGTGGACGGCCACGCCCCGGGGCTGCGCGGGGAGCAGGCCCGGCTATATGCCTCCGCCGGCATCACCACCGACCACGAGTGCTTCACAGCCGAAGAGGCGCTGGACAAACTGGCCGCCGGTATGAAAATACTTATCCGTGAGGGAAGCGCCGCCAAAAACTTCGAGGCCCTGATTCCGCTGCTGCCCGGGCATTATCACAACATCATGTTCTGCTCCGACGACAAGCATCCCGACAACCTGGTGGAGGGGCATATAAACCTGCTGGTGAAGCGGGCGCTGGCCAAAGGCAACGATATATTTCAGGTGCTGCAGGCGGCCTGCGTAAACCCCGTGGAGCACTATAAACTGGAAGTGGGCCTGCTGCGCGAGGGCGACGCCGCCGATTTTATCGTGGTGGACAACCTGGAGGACTTTAACGTGCAGGCCACCTATATAAACGGGCAGCTGGTGGCGGAGCAAGGCCAAACCAGGATTGCGCTGACGAAGAGCGAGGAGATCAACAACTTCAACACCGCGCCCAAGGCCCCCGAGGAGTTTGCCGTACCGGCCGCTTCCGCCACCAGAATCAGGGTGATAGAGGCCTTCGACGGGCAGCTGATCACGAAGGAGGCCTGGGCAGCAGCTAAGGTGGAAAATGGCTTTATTGTGCCGGACGTGGCCGAGGACGTGCTGAAGCTGACGGTGGTGAACCGCTACGAAAATGCCGCCCCGGCCGTGGCCTTCATCCGGCACGTAGGGCTGAAGGCAGGCGCCATTGCCTCCTCCGTGGGCCACGACTCGCACAACATTATTGCCGTGGGCGTGGATGATGACAGCATTGCCCGCGCTGTGAACCTGATTATCCAGTCCAGGGGCGGGGTGGCGGCCGTGGGCAGGGACAAAGAGCAACTGCTGCCGCTGCCGGTGGCGGGCATCATGTCGGCGGAGGACGGGTATAAGGTGGCGGAGATGTATGCGGCCATCGACCGGATGAGCAAGGAGATGGGCAGCCAACTGGCGTCGCCGTTCATGACGCTCTCGTTCATGGCGCTGCTCGTGATCCCGTCGCTCAAGCTCAGCGACAAAGGCCTTTTCAACGGAGACGAATTTAAATTCGTACCTGTGGCAGAAACAGACTGA
- a CDS encoding glutamate-5-semialdehyde dehydrogenase encodes MELDKIFEQTQKASRGLSGLTPETVDAILRDVATAAVSQTAFLLSENEKDLARMSPDDPKYDRLKLTAARVEAIAADMRNVAGLTSPLGEVLLERELPNGLHLSKVRVPLGVVGVIYEARPNVTFDVFSLCLKTGNACILKGGSDASFSNEAIVSVIHGVLEKHGVSKDIVALLPPDRAATAALLGAVGYVDVLIPRGSQQLIDFVRQNAKVPVIETGAGIVHTYFDETADLEKGAEIIYNAKTRRVSVCNALDCLLLHRSRLQDLAALAAPLAAAGVTIYADTPSFEVLQQSYPQDLLQQASEEDFGTEFLSLKMALKTVEDLDEALDHIATHSSKHSEAIISENEAHINRFLQLVDAAAVYANASTAFTDGAQFGLGAEIGISTQKLHARGPMGLEELTSYKWLVKGNGQTRPA; translated from the coding sequence ATGGAGTTAGACAAAATATTTGAACAGACACAAAAGGCCAGCAGAGGCCTGAGCGGGCTGACACCGGAAACGGTAGACGCCATTCTGCGAGATGTGGCTACCGCAGCCGTTTCGCAAACGGCCTTCCTGCTTTCCGAAAATGAGAAAGACCTGGCCCGCATGAGCCCGGACGACCCGAAGTACGACCGGCTGAAACTGACCGCCGCCCGCGTGGAAGCCATAGCAGCAGATATGCGCAACGTGGCCGGTCTGACCTCTCCGCTTGGCGAGGTGCTGCTGGAGCGGGAACTTCCGAACGGGCTGCACCTCTCGAAGGTGCGTGTGCCGCTGGGCGTGGTCGGGGTCATATATGAGGCGCGGCCCAATGTGACCTTCGATGTGTTCTCGCTGTGCCTGAAAACCGGGAACGCCTGTATTTTGAAAGGAGGGAGCGACGCCTCTTTCTCGAACGAGGCCATCGTGTCGGTCATTCACGGGGTGCTGGAGAAACACGGCGTCAGCAAAGACATCGTCGCCCTGCTCCCGCCCGACAGGGCGGCCACTGCGGCGCTCTTGGGCGCCGTGGGCTACGTGGATGTGCTGATACCGCGCGGAAGCCAGCAACTGATAGACTTTGTGCGGCAGAATGCCAAAGTGCCCGTCATCGAAACCGGGGCGGGTATTGTGCATACCTATTTTGACGAGACCGCTGACCTGGAAAAGGGAGCAGAAATCATATATAACGCCAAGACCCGGCGCGTGAGCGTGTGCAACGCCCTCGACTGCCTGCTGCTGCACCGCAGCCGGTTGCAGGACCTGGCGGCGCTCGCTGCGCCGCTGGCTGCGGCGGGCGTTACCATATACGCCGACACGCCTTCTTTTGAGGTCTTGCAGCAAAGCTATCCGCAGGATTTACTGCAACAGGCGTCGGAAGAGGATTTCGGCACCGAGTTCCTGTCGCTGAAGATGGCCCTGAAAACCGTGGAGGACCTGGACGAGGCGCTTGACCATATTGCCACCCACAGCTCGAAGCACAGCGAAGCCATCATCTCGGAGAATGAGGCGCATATAAACCGTTTTCTGCAGCTGGTGGATGCGGCCGCCGTGTACGCCAACGCCTCCACTGCCTTCACCGACGGGGCGCAGTTCGGCCTCGGGGCCGAAATCGGCATCAGCACGCAGAAACTGCACGCCCGCGGCCCGATGGGGCTGGAAGAACTCACCAGCTACAAATGGCTCGTGAAAGGCAACGGGCAGACCAGACCGGCTTAA
- the sucD gene encoding succinate--CoA ligase subunit alpha gives MSVLVNKDSKVIVQGFTGSEGSFHASQMIEYGTHVVGGVTPGKGGSNHLDLPVYNTVEEAVKRTGADVSIIFVPPAFAADAIMEAADAGIKVIVAITEGIPVKDMVAAKNYLKNKDVTLIGPNCPGVITPGEAKVGIMPGFVFKPGRIGIVSKSGTLTYEAADQIVKAGLGISTAIGIGGDPIIGTPTKDAVQLLMEDPETDAIVMIGEIGGNYEAVASKYISETGNKKPVVGFIAGQTAPAGRRMGHAGAIVGGAEDTAAAKMKIMRENGIRVVESPAEIGDEMVKALQEAGINA, from the coding sequence ATGAGTGTTTTAGTAAATAAAGATTCTAAAGTGATCGTGCAGGGCTTCACTGGCTCAGAAGGCTCTTTCCACGCGTCTCAGATGATTGAGTACGGCACACACGTAGTAGGTGGTGTAACGCCAGGCAAGGGAGGTTCCAACCACCTTGATCTTCCTGTTTACAACACCGTGGAGGAAGCCGTGAAAAGAACAGGCGCCGATGTGTCTATCATCTTCGTGCCGCCCGCTTTCGCCGCCGACGCCATTATGGAGGCCGCTGACGCAGGCATCAAAGTGATTGTGGCGATTACGGAAGGCATTCCTGTGAAAGACATGGTGGCTGCTAAAAACTACCTCAAAAATAAAGACGTGACCCTGATCGGGCCGAACTGCCCGGGCGTCATCACGCCAGGCGAGGCGAAAGTCGGCATCATGCCGGGCTTCGTGTTCAAGCCGGGCCGCATCGGCATTGTTTCCAAGTCCGGCACCCTGACTTATGAGGCCGCTGACCAGATTGTGAAAGCCGGTTTGGGCATCTCGACCGCCATCGGTATCGGCGGCGACCCAATCATCGGGACACCTACAAAAGACGCCGTGCAGTTGTTGATGGAGGACCCCGAGACGGACGCGATTGTGATGATTGGTGAGATTGGCGGTAACTACGAGGCCGTGGCTTCCAAGTACATCAGCGAGACGGGCAACAAGAAGCCGGTGGTTGGTTTCATCGCGGGCCAGACAGCGCCAGCGGGCCGCCGCATGGGCCATGCCGGTGCCATCGTGGGCGGCGCGGAAGACACAGCCGCCGCCAAGATGAAGATCATGCGCGAAAACGGAATCCGCGTGGTCGAGTCTCCTGCCGAAATAGGCGATGAGATGGTGAAAGCACTGCAGGAAGCTGGTATCAACGCGTAA
- a CDS encoding sulfite exporter TauE/SafE family protein produces MQEIVLFIVGVAISAFGVTVGFGGGVFLVPVLMLFFGYNIEIAVGSSMAAMVPAALIGSFFNSRNHSIDYVVSTLIQLPAMAGTVLGAFLVAFLPVQELQMVFALFVIVVGIVMLLPHTQKKPPRHSGLMYQIRDIPTTFIRKNKTNHLAYRLNAGVVSVFGFLSGTIAGLFGIGGGFLQTPIMIKLFRIPAQVATSTSLFILVVTSFTGFISHFLIGNVLWSRSLPVVLSFAVGSLLGSLFKKENHPGYNMEKLIAIGLLLAGVGVLLNLMLKSNTGFSF; encoded by the coding sequence ATGCAGGAGATAGTGCTTTTTATAGTGGGTGTTGCCATCAGCGCGTTCGGGGTGACCGTGGGCTTTGGCGGAGGTGTGTTCCTGGTGCCTGTTCTGATGCTGTTTTTCGGCTATAACATCGAAATCGCCGTCGGCTCCAGCATGGCGGCCATGGTGCCCGCCGCGCTCATCGGCTCCTTCTTCAACTCACGCAACCACAGCATCGACTATGTGGTGAGCACCCTGATACAGCTGCCCGCCATGGCTGGCACGGTACTTGGCGCCTTTCTGGTGGCCTTTCTGCCGGTGCAGGAGTTGCAGATGGTGTTCGCGCTGTTTGTGATCGTTGTTGGGATAGTAATGCTGCTTCCGCACACGCAGAAGAAACCGCCCCGGCACTCCGGCCTGATGTACCAGATACGCGACATCCCCACCACCTTCATCCGGAAAAACAAGACAAACCACCTGGCCTACCGCCTCAATGCCGGCGTGGTGTCGGTGTTTGGCTTTTTGTCGGGCACCATTGCCGGACTGTTTGGCATCGGCGGCGGTTTTCTGCAGACGCCCATCATGATCAAACTCTTCCGGATACCCGCACAGGTGGCCACCTCCACCTCGCTGTTCATTTTGGTGGTCACCAGCTTCACGGGCTTCATCAGCCACTTTCTCATCGGCAATGTGCTCTGGAGCCGCAGCCTGCCTGTCGTCCTGTCTTTTGCCGTGGGTTCGCTGCTGGGCAGCCTCTTCAAAAAGGAAAACCACCCGGGCTATAATATGGAGAAACTCATTGCCATCGGGCTGCTGCTGGCGGGTGTGGGCGTGCTCCTGAACCTGATGCTTAAATCGAATACGGGTTTCTCTTTTTAG